A stretch of Synergistaceae bacterium DNA encodes these proteins:
- a CDS encoding phage holin family protein, whose product MTDNVIEFSMDLFFSGVLGLLAWFFGGFDVLLKVLIVMIVIDYATGLSIAWLDNALCSSVGFRGITKKCIMLSFVGIAHLMDMIIPDDHGAIRSIVCLFYISNEGKSIIENAHRLGVPFPNELLKHFDFIHKDEKITCDKSVSE is encoded by the coding sequence ATGACTGACAATGTTATAGAATTCTCAATGGATTTATTTTTCAGCGGCGTACTTGGTCTGCTGGCGTGGTTCTTCGGAGGCTTTGATGTGCTATTGAAGGTCTTGATTGTCATGATAGTTATTGATTATGCAACGGGGCTGTCGATCGCTTGGCTCGATAACGCGCTTTGCAGTTCGGTAGGCTTTCGGGGGATCACGAAAAAATGTATCATGCTCTCATTCGTCGGGATTGCGCATTTGATGGATATGATAATTCCTGACGATCACGGGGCTATCCGCTCGATAGTGTGCCTGTTCTACATCAGTAACGAGGGTAAAAGCATAATCGAGAATGCACACCGACTCGGCGTTCCGTTCCCCAATGAATTACTGAAACATTTTGATTTTATACACAAGGACGAGAAAATAACTTGCGATAAAAGCGTTTCAGAGTGA